Proteins co-encoded in one Capsicum annuum cultivar UCD-10X-F1 chromosome 9, UCD10Xv1.1, whole genome shotgun sequence genomic window:
- the LOC107842649 gene encoding GDSL esterase/lipase At2g30310 has protein sequence MAITSFAFILLVQLCSIINGKSLPKFPAILIFGDSTVDTGNNNYISTIFQGNHRPYGENFPGRIPTGRFSDGKLVPDFLASMLGLKEYIPPFLQPYLSSHDLLTGVSFASAGSGYDDLTTAASKAIPMSQQIKYFEHYIEQLQVIVGEEKAQKLVSGALVVISAGTNDFIFNFYDIPTRRHQFNITGYQDFLQSLLQNFVEDLYNLGCRKMLVAGLPPVGCLPIQITAKSPFMRKCIEEENFYAQSYNVKLARLLKEIQAALLGSKILYSDTYHPFMHMIKHPQKYGFVKTRRGCCGSGTYEAGPFCNKYHPVCKNASKYVFWDSIHPGESAYRHLSHLALKKLLHHKLSHNKTH, from the exons ATGGCTATTACCAGTTTTGCTTTCATCCTCTTGGTGCAACTTTGCAGCATCATAAATGGCAAATCACTGCCAAAGTTCCCTGCAATCCTTATCTTTGGGGATTCAACAGTTGATACTGGCAACAACAATTACATCTCTACAATATTTCAAGGAAATCATCGCCCTTATGGCGAAAATTTCCCTGGCCGGATTCCCACAGGAAGATTTTCAGATGGAAAACTCGTTCCTGACTTTTTGGCATCCATGTTAGGCCTCAAAGAATATATTCCTCCTTTCCTACAACCATATCTATCAAGCCATGATCTTCTAACTGGTGTCAGCTTTGCATCTGCTGGCTCTGGATACGATGACCTAACCACAGCAGCATCTAAAGCGATCCCCATGTCCCagcaaataaaatattttgagcacTACATAGAGCAACTCCAGGTTATTGTTGGAGAAGAGAAAGCTCAGAAACTTGTCAGTGGTGCTTTGGTTGTTATCAGTGCAGGGACTAACGATTTCATCTTCAATTTCTATGATATCCCAACAAGGAGGCATCAATTTAATATAACAGGATATCAAGATTTTTTGCAGAGTCTACTCCAAAACTTTGTTGAG GATCTGTATAATCTTGGTTGTCGTAAGATGCTTGTTGCTGGGCTTCCTCCTGTTGGTTGTCTTCCAATACAAATAACTGCAAAGTCCCCATTCATGAGAAAATGCATTGAAGAGGAGAATTTTTATGCTCAATCCTATAATGTGAAACTTGCAAGGTTGCTAAAAGAAATACAAGCAGCACTTTTAGGAAGCAAAATCTTGTATTCAGATACATATCATCCTTTCATGCACATGATCAAGCATCCACAAAAATATG GATTTGTGAAAACTAGACGTGGTTGCTGCGGCAGCGGCACATATGAAGCTGGTCCATTCTGTAACAAATACCATCCTGTCTGCAAAAATGCTTCTAAGTACGTCTTTTGGGACAGTATACATCCTGGTGAATCAGCCTACCGACATCTTTCCCATTTGGCACTGAAGAAACTACTGCATCACAAACTATCACATAACAAAACCCATTAA
- the LOC107842648 gene encoding exocyst complex component EXO70B1 → MAENGEEKLIAVARHIAKTLGHTDTMTDDILQIFSNFDNRLREKLSDDQPTSSASLERILKSLHRQISRQVSSDHPIWSDSADSATFLDCVDELLSTIREWNPMANDKSVSASLDKAEDLLQLVMFRLEDEFRILMKRAVESVDHTRFQDGEHSSESEEEEDDSEIPIAHPITNYDILIEALPAGIISDLHEIARRMVAAGYGKECSHAYSVCRREFLEESLSRLGLQKLSIDEVQKMQWTELEDAIEKWVKAVNVALRILFPSERRLCDRVFFGFTSLSDLSFMEVSRGSTIQLLNFADAVAISSRAPERLFKVLDVYEALRDLMPQFELMFSDQYCVLLRNEALTIWRRLGDAIRGIFMELENLIRRDPAKTPVPGGGLHPINRYVMNYIRAACRSRITLEQIFEETIVPSASAVDYREGDDRTLSSSSLAVQMAWIMELLESNLEAKSKIYKESALLAVFMMNNERYIVQKVKDSELELLLGDDWIRKHAAKVKQYHINYQRSSWSKVLGALKIENNAISPTGASRSLKEKLKLFNSYFEEICKTQSTWIIFDEQLREDLRISVAGTLSPAYRNFLGRLQSNSDSGRHAERHIKFSVEDLEARITELFQGNRGSGGGRK, encoded by the coding sequence ATGGCTGAAAATGGTGAAGAGAAACTTATAGCTGTTGCTCGTCATATTGCTAAAACCCTTGGTCATACTGATACTATGACTGATGATATTCTCCAAATCTTTTCTAATTTTGATAATCGACTCCGTGAAAAACTGAGTGATGATCAACCCACTAGCTCTGCTTCACTTGAACGAATCCTTAAATCCCTTCATCGTCAGATCTCTCGTCAAGTCTCCAGCGACCATCCCATATGGTCAGATTCAGCTGATTCGGCTACCTTCCTTGATTGTGTTGACGAATTGTTGTCCACAATTCGTGAATGGAATCCTATGGCAAATGATAAATCGGTTTCTGCTTCTCTTGATAAAGCTGAGGATTTACTTCAGCTAGTTATGTTTCGTTTAGAAGATGAGTTCAGAATCCTCATGAAACGCGCTGTTGAGTCCGTGGATCACACGCGCTTCCAGGATGGTGAGCATTCTTctgaatctgaagaagaagaagatgatagtGAGATTCCTATAGCACATCCCATAACTAATTACGATATCCTTATTGAAGCTTTACCGGCGGGAATCATCAGCGATCTCCACGAGATTGCAAGAAGAATGGTGGCCGCCGGGTATGGGAAAGAGTGTTCGCACGCCTACAGCGTGTGTAGAAGAGAGTTCTTGGAAGAGAGTCTGAGTAGACTCGGGTTGCAGAAGCTGAGTATTGATGAAGTCCAGAAAATGCAGTGGACTGAGCTTGAAGATGCGATTGAGAAATGGGTCAAAGCGGTAAACGTAGCGCTCCGGATTCTGTTCCCAAGTGAACGTCGACTCTGTGATCGTGTCTTCTTTGGATTCACCTCTCTTTCTGATCTATCTTTCATGGAAGTTTCTAGAGGTTCTACTATTCAGCTTCTCAACTTTGCTGATGCTGTTGCTATCTCTAGTCGAGCCCCGGAGAGACTTTTCAAGGTATTGGATGTTTATGAGGCACTTAGGGATTTGATGCCTCAATTTGAATTGATGTTTTCAGATCAATATTGTGTGCTATTGAGGAATGAAGCATTGACTATATGGAGGAGATTAGGTGATGCTATTAGAGGGATATTCATGGAGTTGGAGAATTTGATTCGACGTGATCCTGCCAAGACGCCGGTTCCAGGTGGCGGACTCCACCCAATTAATCGGTATGTGATGAATTATATCCGTGCAGCTTGTCGATCCCGTATTACTCTTGAACAGATTTTTGAGGAGACCATTGTGCCATCTGCTAGTGCTGTTGATTATAGAGAGGGGGATGATAGAACACTTTCATCTTCTTCCTTGGCTGTTCAAATGGCATGGATTATGGAGTTACTTGAGAGTAATCTGGAAGCAAAATCAAAGATTTACAAGGAATCTGCTTTGTTGGCTGTTTTTATGATGAATAATGAAAGATACATTGTTCAGAAAGTTAAAGATAGTGAGTTGGAATTGCTTTTAGGTGATGATTGGATACGAAAACATGCTGCCAAAGTTAAGCAGTATCACATAAATTATCAACGAAGTTCGTGGAGTAAGGTCTTAGGGGCTCTGAAGATTGAAAACAATGCTATCTCGCCTACTGGAGCATCGAGGTCTTTGAAAGAAAAGCTTAAATTATTCAATTCATACTTTGAGGAGATATGCAAAACTCAATCCACTTGGATAATCTTTGATGAGCAACTACGGGAGGATTTAAGGATTTCTGTAGCAGGGACTTTGTCTCCAGCATATCGCAACTTTCTCGGGAGGTTGCAGAGTAATAGCGATTCAGGCAGGCACGCAGAGAGGCATATCAAGTTTAGTGTAGAGGATCTTGAAGCTCGAATCACTGAGTTGTTTCAGGGGAACAGGGGATCGGGTGGTGGCAGGAAGTGA